Sequence from the Sphingobacteriaceae bacterium GW460-11-11-14-LB5 genome:
ACGTTTATTATCTTTTTATTTTCGAAAGTCGTAGCGTGACGCTACACTAGATACAGTCTTAAAATATTTGATCTCGATTTGGTAAGCTTAGGCGCTTGAAAAATTTATTTATCAAGTGCCTTAATTAATATGGCTTCAAAAACAGGCTGAAAGTGGATTAAAACTTTATCGTTTATAAGTTTGTAATTTTCTTTATCAAAAACCACATCATCGAATTTTTGATTTTTGTAACCAGGCTCCAGGAGTACTTTAAAATCATTGCTTCCTTTTAAATACCTGATGATCGAAAAATTATAGAACAACATCGGTCGTTTATCATACATGCTCAATGTTGCAATGCCAAAATCGTGATCGAAACCAAAAAACATTTGCATAGGATCTGTTAAGGTGTAGGCATTTTTTGTTCTGATAATGATAATCTGATCCAGGTTATTTTTAATACAGAAATCTTCAGCATAGGCAACCATTTTTTTGTATTTATATCGCTGAGAAAAATACTCAAGTTCTTTAAAATCAAAATTTTCTAATTCCTTATTTTCAATATTTTTTTTATTTAGATAAGTAGTCAAATAAGTTAACAGATTAAAATTTAGGTCATTTTCGGCAAGTACTTTTGGCTTAAATGCCCCTTTAAGGTAAACATATCCCATCTGGTAGTTACTGTCGGATACAATTGCGGTTTTTTGTGCGATTGAACACAAGGGAATAAAAAAAACAAGAATTGTAAATATAATTTTCATTTGGGCTGATTTCTGTTTTGCTATTGCAATGGTTTGTGTCTCCACGAACCACTTTATGTGTTTATAAAAATTCTAATCTTAAATCCCTTAAAAACGAATAATTAGTTTTGTTCTTTTCGTAAAAGGAAGCTGATGAGTATAAATAATCTTCTGGTTCTGTTGCTAATTGCCAATGCTCCGTACAAGGGTTATTATGCAAATAATCCAGTTTTTGATATGCAACTTCTGGAGTATATAAATGTATTGCTAAAGGATCTCTTTGCCAAAATTCATAATTTTTATTAATGGAATTTGTATGATAATTATTGAGCTCATTTGGACTTAATAGTTTTTTGAACTCATGCGCTGAGTATTTTAAAAAAGAGCCTTGTGCTGTTTCTTTCCCATTTAATTCATTGATTCTCCATATGGTGTGAATATGATTAGGCATAATTACAAATGCGAAAACATCAATCTTATTTAATCTACTCAGGTATTCAAATGAATTCAATATGATGTCCTTAAATTCATTTCTATACAATAATTTTTGCCATTTATTTATAGTTGCTGTCCAAAAGTAAATTTGTCCGATTTCAATGTAATTCTTTCTTCTGGCTTCAAATAATTTATCCATTGTCATTAAATTTCGGTTTACGGAGATACAATGTGGACTGGCTGTGTTTTTTCAAGTTTCGGTTCGCGGAGACACGAACCGAGGCTTTAGAAATATATTAAAACTTTATGCCAGAAATAAAAACTTTATGCCATGGTTCGTGTCTCCACGAACCATTAGCAATTTATATTAATCTTCTTACTTCACCACTTGCACCCATTTACCCGCTTCTGTGGCCGAGATATCATTATTGTACATCGCTTCGCATTGAACGGCTGATAAATAGTATTTCCCTAAATAAGAAGCATTAAGCAGTACTTTATACACCAGGCTTTCACCTTCTCTTACATTAAAATAGGTGAAAACACGGTCATCTCTGATATCCTGATAAGTAAACGGCGAAGAAGCTAAAATACTTTGGTTATCGTTAACGCGGGTATTGATGATTTCCCAGCCTGAAGGGAAAATCTGCGTCAGCGCCATTTGTTCGTAATAACCCATTCTGCCAGGATTTTTTACGGTTACTTCTGCATAGAAATCAGTTCCTTGTTTTAAAGTTGTAGGATCCAGGACCTTGCCATTTAAACGTTTGTAAGTGACGTTCATATCCAATACCTCCGGACGGTTTGGCAAGAAATTATTCTGACCGGCAATTGGTTGTCCTTCTAAAACCAAACGAACAAACAATACATTATTGCCGTTATTGGAAACCGAAGCCATGTTGCCTTTAAAGTTTATTGGTGTACTGTTGAGGTATTGGTTTGAGTTTACAGGTACCGATTTTCCATCCAGTACATACTGATATTGCAGTTTATTTGCCGATTGGTTTGAACCACAGAATTTGGCAATGGCCAATAAACTATAAGCGGTTGTTTGTGTGCTGTACCAGGTATTTTCGCCCAGTTTAGCCGCTAAAGGTTGTAATAAACTGGCAGCTTTTGCTTTCTGACCGAGTAGGGTTAGGGTTTCTAAAATCATGGCCTGATCACGGACATCGGAGCCATAAGTTCCGCCCAATTGTTTATAAGCCTGGATGGAGGTATCTAAACCTCTGATCATATTTTGGGCAACATCATTTTGTCCGGCCAGTTTATAGGCCGCTGCCAATCGCCATTTTGCAGCGATTGATAAGTATTCAAAAGCTTTTAAACGGTTCATGGCTGCCATTTCTGGTTTTTTAGCTAAGGCAAGCATGTACAAACGATAAGCCTGAGACAAATCTCCGCCATAAAAATTATTACTGTTTGGTGCCCAGTTTGCTGCTTTTGATTTTTGAAAGCGTAACAGTTCATCCAAAAGACCAACAGGCAGGGTATAACCCGCATTTTGTGCTTCAACTAAGAAATGACCGGCATAATTGCTTCCCCATTCGTCAGAAGTACCTTCGCCAGGCCAGTAAGATAAACCGCCATCTGTAGTCTGGAAACCTTTGATTCGGTTTATTCCGGCTTTAATATTTTTCTCTGTTGTTGCTTTTTGCTGTTCGTTTAATGGACTCAACCTATCTAAAAATAGTTGAGGGAATATACCCGAAGTAGTCTGCTCAATGCAGCCATGTGGATATTGAATGAGGTAACCTAATCTTTTACCAAGGTTGATTGCAGGTATCGAAGAGACTTCTAGTGAGCCTGAATTTGTTCCCGTCATGCCGATTGGTAAATAATTTACTGCCCATTTGGTATGAGGCTGAACAGTTGCCGACACCACATTGGTTACGTAAGGATTTGGATTTCTGATATCCATTTCCACATCGTAAACCGTTTTTTCAGCTCCGCTTTGTGCAACCACTTTTACTTTGGCGATACCCACTGTGTTTGGCGCTTTAACTTCAAAATAGGTCATCTGTTCGCCTGTTTGTTTGTAGTAAAGCTGTTGTTTGTTGCTGCCCTGAACAATTAAATTACTCGCCTGGAGTTGTACGGACACATTTTTAAGGTTGTTCTCTGTGGCAAAAACGGTTACTGGTAAGGTGAAACTTTCTCCCGGACCAATAACCCTTGGTAAGGTAGCTAAAACCATTAATGGCTTTTTAACCTGAACCGATTTTTCGGTAAAACCATAGGCCGCATCTTGTCCGGCAACGACCATAGCCCTTACTGCTCCAATGTACTGTGGTAAGTTAAATTTGTGTGTTTTACTTTCGCCTTTACCAATAGTAAATGGCCCCATAAATTTAACCACTGCTTTAAAACGGTTGGCTTTTGCAGGATTTAAGTTCTTGTTGATGCTGCCATCACCACCAATACTTAAAATACGTTCCAGATTTCCTCCCCATGCACCTAATACATAGTCGAATAAATCCCAGGTTTTAACGCCTAAACCTTCGCGGGCATAAAATGCACTGTGTGGATCTGGTGTTTTAAAACGGGTTAAGTCCAGCAAACCTTCGTCAACCAAAGCAATGGTATAGGTCATCGCTTTACCATTCTGCTCGCCGACAGTGATGCTGTTTTCAGTTTCCGGTTTGATTTTATCGGCCATTTTAATGGTCGGTTTTAGAATAGTTTGCGGATCTTCTACAGAAAGCGGAATAGCACCATACATCCTGATCGGTAAATCGTTTACCGTTTGGGCATGAGGTTGTAGTAAAGTGATATTGGCAAAAACGTTAGGTGCCATTTCTTTCTCTGCCTTAAATTTAAATTGCGTTTGTCCGGCTTTGGTATCTACCCAGAAGGTTTTTAATACACGGCTTCCATTTTCAATAGAAATTAATGCCCTTCCATTTTTACCCGTTGGGATAGTTAATGTAATATCTTCTCCAACGGTGAATTTTTCTTTGTTGGCTGTGAACGATAACATAGAGGCTTCTGTTGGATTGCTGCCTTGCTCACGCTGTGCCCAGCCCGGCCAATCTACATAAACAGATTTCCCGGTAACATGTCCGCCATTAACGTCGCGTACCAAAATCAAATAACGGCCCCATTCCGGTTCATCTACGCGTAAATTCCAGCTTCCTTTTCCATTAAATAAATTTAACTGATGCGTTTCTACTAATTTGTTAAACTGGTTTTGGGTAAAGTTTGCGTAAGTGTACTGGTCATCTTGTTCCCACCACCAGCGCCATTGTGTTTTATATAATTCTACTTGGACTGTTTTAGTACCGCTTAACAGTTTTCCGTCGGTATTTACGTTTACGATTTCTATTTTATGGTCTTTGCCCGTAACCAGCATACCGCTTAAACGATCACCTTTCTCCGGACGGATGCCTAAATAACTGCTGTATACATGATAAGGGATGCTGAAATTATCGATGCTGAAATTGCCGCCTGGTTCGAAAACTTTCGTGGTGAAATTCGCCCTCAACACGCCTGGTGCCGTATTGTTTTCGTTTAAATTGGTGTTAATCTGCGCTGTTCCAGCTGCATTTAACGTGCCTTCGAAAATGGTTTTAACCTGCGATTCGAAGTTAACCGTAGGATTATCGAAACTAAACCCCTCAAAGCCCTTAAATTTGGTTTCAGTAGTATTTAAGTTTACATCAACCTTGGCTTTTAAATTCTGTGCAACGGCACCAAACAGCCATTTGGCCGATAGGGTAGCGGCTGATGTTCCTGCGCTTAAATATGTT
This genomic interval carries:
- a CDS encoding transposase — encoded protein: MYRNEFKDIILNSFEYLSRLNKIDVFAFVIMPNHIHTIWRINELNGKETAQGSFLKYSAHEFKKLLSPNELNNYHTNSINKNYEFWQRDPLAIHLYTPEVAYQKLDYLHNNPCTEHWQLATEPEDYLYSSASFYEKNKTNYSFLRDLRLEFL